A region of Musa acuminata AAA Group cultivar baxijiao unplaced genomic scaffold, Cavendish_Baxijiao_AAA HiC_scaffold_1063, whole genome shotgun sequence DNA encodes the following proteins:
- the LOC135666027 gene encoding ubiquitin-conjugating enzyme E2 20-like, with translation MTRTENQDVQDNIPPAADTAPSAAKHTAAAAKGLDGQSVLKRLQSELMSLMMCGDPGISAFPEGDNIFCWKGTITGSKETVYEGMIYKLSFSFPTDYPFKPPKVKFETACFHPNVDIYGNICLDILQDKWSSAYDVRTILLSIQSLLGEPNNESPLNTQAAALWVNQEEFRKMVEKLYKPA, from the exons ATGACGAGAACGGAGAACCAAGACGTGCAAGACAACATCCCCCCCGCCGCCGACACCGCTCCTTCGGCCGCCAAGCACACGGCTGCGGCCGCCAAAGGCCTCGACGGCCAGTCTGTCCTGAAGAG ATTGCAGTCGGAACTGATGTCCTTGATG ATGTGTGGGGATCCTGGGATATCAGCCTTTCCAGAGGGAGACAACATCTTTTGCTGGAAAGGGACCATCACTGGTAGCAAAGAGACAGTTTATGAGGGCATGATCTACAAACTCTCCTTTTCCTTCCCTACTGATTACCCATTCAAGCCTCCAAAGGTGAAGTTCGAGACTGCCTGCTTCCATCCAAATGTCGATATCTACGGCAACATCTGCTTGGATATACTTCAG GACAAATGGTCATCTGCATATGATGTGAGAACCATACTGCTGTCAATCCAGAGTCTGCTGGGGG AACCAAACAATGAGTCTCCTCTCAACACCCAAGCAGCAGCACTTTGGGTCAATCAAGAAG AGTTCAGGAAAATGGTGGAGAAGCTGTACAAACCAGCCTAG
- the LOC135666034 gene encoding protein DELETION OF SUV3 SUPPRESSOR 1(I)-like yields the protein MATEAKPAAAEDVKMDLFEDDDEFEDFEIDQEWDDKEEGKEALQQWEDDWDDDHVNDDFSRQLRRELENKSAKS from the exons ATGGCGACGGAGGCGAAGCCTGCTGCTGCCGAAGATGTTAAGATGGATCTCTTCGAGGACGACGACGAGTTCGAAGACTTCGAGATCGATCAAG AATGGGATGACAAGGAAGAAGGTAAAGAAGCCCTGCAGCAGTGGGAGGATGACTGGGATGATGATCATGTTAACGATGATTTCTCCCGACAGTTGAGGAGGGAGCTCGAGAACAAGTCAGCGAAGAGTTGA
- the LOC135666033 gene encoding conserved oligomeric Golgi complex subunit 5-like, with the protein MASPRILPSSPLQKLATFKDRPAPTAAASPRPPPAPDASSSPLDAFASDPVFSAFLSPDFDSARFSSQALSSGSAAALAESLQDAVHLLQGHLRSEVLARHPALLSQLASLRSAESSLAAVRSGVDALQSSLRRARQDLAEPRRVVRTHTLQLSNLHAAADLLASAARLLRLSRRLRDLVAVGPPDRLDLAKAAEMHREIELLYQERGLSGISVVEEEIRWLSETGNRLRAEAMKAVERGMDESNQNDIWCGLQVFYNLGELRSAVDTLVSKYKGVGVKSVGVALDMKTISTSSGGFGPGGVQRSGTPQIGAGKRAAEALWERMGRCMDELHRVVTAVWQLQTVLSKKRVPFTQVLFLHEVWQEGDPLLTDRVWEALVKAFASQMKSAFTASSFVKEAFTHGYPKLFSMIENLLERISRDTDVKGVLPALNPEGKEQLVATINIFQTSFLALCLSRLSDSVNSIFPVSSRGSIPSKDQISRIVLRIQEEIEVVRMHGHLMLLVLHEIGKVLLLLAERAEYQISTGPEARQVMGPATAAQIKNFSLCQHLQEIHARITSTTSSLPTIASDVLSPSLGVIYGVACDSVTSLFQAMLDRLESCILQIHDQDYGAEGMDVSMDNNASNYMDELQKCTLHFRNEFLSKLLPSSAARSETICTMLVRRMASRVLIFFIRHASLVRPLSESGKLRLARDMAELELAVGQNLFPVEQLGAPYRALRAFRPVIFLETAQLGGSSLLKDLPPSVVLHHLYSRGPDELHSPLQRNKLTPLQYSLWLDSQGEDQIWKGIKATLDDYEIKARARGDKEFSPVYLLMLQIGSSLTENT; encoded by the exons ATGGCGTCGCCGCGCATCCTCCCTTCCTCCCCGCTCCAAAAGCTTGCCACCTTCAAGGACCGCCCGGCCCCCACCGCCGCCGCCTCTCCCCGACCGCCACCCGCCCCCGacgcctcctcctcccctctcgaCGCCTTCGCCTCCGACCCCGTCTTCTCCGCCTTCCTGTCCCCCGACTTCGACTCCGCCCGCTTCTCCTCCCAGGCCCTCAGCTCCGGCTCCGCCGCCGCCCTTGCCGAGTCCCTCCAGGACGCCGTCCACCTCCTTCAGGGTCACCTCCGATCCGAGGTCCTCGCCCGCCACCCCGCCCTCCTCTCCCAGCTCGCCTCCCTCCGCTCCGCCGAGTCCTCCCTCGCCGCCGTCCGCTCCGGCGTCGACGCGCTCCAGTCCTCCCTACGCCGCGCCCGCCAAGATCTCGCCGAGCCTCGCCGTGTCGTCCGCACCCACACCCTCCAGCTCTCCAACCTCCACGCCGCCGCCGACCTCCTTGCATCTGCCGCCCGCCTCTTACGCCTCTCCCGCAGGCTCCGCGATCTCGTCGCTGTGGGGCCTCCCGATCGCCTTGACCTCGCCAAGGCTGCGGAGATGCACCGTGAGATCGAGCTCCTCTACCAGGAGCGCGGCCTCTCTGGGATCTCCGTCGTCGAGGAGGAGATCCGTTGGCTCTCGGAGACCGGGAACCGGCTGCGTGCCGAGGCGATGAAGGCCGTCGAACGGGGCATGGATGAGTCCAACCAGAACGACATCTGGTGCGGCCTCCAGGTGTTCTACAACCTTGGCGAGCTCAGATCCGCTGTCGACACCCTCGTCAGCAAGTACAAGGGGGTGGGTGTCAAGAGCGTTGGCGTGGCGCTTGACATGAAGACGATCTCGACATCATCAGGGGGTTTTGGACCCGGCGGGGTGCAGAGGAGCGGGACACCGCAGATTGGGGCAGGGAAAAGGGCTGCGGAGGCTCTGTGGGAGCGGATGGGAAGGTGCATGGACGAGCTTCACAGGGTTGTGACGGCGGTGTGGCAACTTCAGACCGTGCTATCGAAGAAGAGGGTGCCATTCACGCAGGTCCTCTTCCTCCATGAGGTCTGGCAG GAGGGTGATCCTCTATTAACAGATCGGGTCTGGGAAGCACTTGTCAAAGCTTTTGCAAGCCAAATGAAATCTGCTTTCACAGCATCTAGTTTTGTCAAAGAGGCATTTACACATGGGTATCCGAAGTTGTTCTCTATGATTGAGAATCTTCTTGAAAGAATCTCAAGAGATACTGATGTTAAGGGGGTTCTACCAGCTCTCAACCCTGAAGGGAAGGAACAACTGGTTGCTACCATTAACATATTCCAGACATCATTTCTAGCTCTATGCTTAAGTCGTCTCTCAGATAGTGTAAATAGCATATTCCCTGTGTCTAGCCGTGGAAGTATTCCCTCCAAGGACCAGATCTCTAGAATTGTATTGCGTATCCAAGAAGAGATTGAAGTTGTGAGAATGCATGGGCACCTTATGCTTCTTGTTTTACATGAAATTGGCAAAGTTCTGCTCTTGTTAGCTGAGAGAGCTGAATACCAG ATATCCACTGGTCCTGAAGCTCGCCAGGTTATGGGTCCTGCAACTGCAGCCCAAATCAAGAATTTTTCCCTTTGCCAGCATCTGCAGGAGATCCATGCACGCATTACAAGCACTACATCTTCACTTCCAACCATAGCCTCAGATGTCCTGTCACCTTCGCTTGGTGTCATCTATGGAGTTGCATGTGACTCAGTAACCTCATTATTCCAAGCGATGCTTGATCGCCTGGAATCTTGCATCCTGCAAATCCATGATCAAGACTATGGAGCTGAGGGGATGGATGTGTCCATGGATAACAATGCCTCTAATTACATGGATGAGTTGCAGAAATGCACACTTCATTTCCGGAATGAGTTCCTGTCCAAACTTCTGCCTTCTTCTGCTGCTCGTTCTGAGACTATATGCACCATGCTAGTTCGCAGGATGGCTTCTCGAGTCCTAATATTCTTCATCCGACATGCTTCTCTGGTGAGGCCTCTTTCTGAGTCAGGCAAGCTGAGGTTGGCAAGGGATATGGCAGAGCTTGAGCTCGCTGTTGGCCAGAACTTGTTTCCTGTTGAGCAGCTCGGTGCACCATATCGAGCACTTCGTGCTTTCCGGCCTGTCATCTTTCTGGAGACAGCTCAGCTTGGAGGGTCTTCACTTCTCAAGGATCTGCCACCAAGTGTGGTACTCCACCACTTGTATTCTCGAGGCCCTGATGAGTTGCATTCACCATTGCAGAGGAATAAGCTTACACCTCTTCAGTACTCTCTCTGGCTTGATTCACAAGGTGAGGATCAGATTTGGAAAGGAATTAAAGCAACCCTTGATGATTATGAGATAAAGGCCAGAGCTCGAGGAGACAAGGAATTTAGTCCCGTGTATCTGCTGATGCTTCAGATTGGTTCATCTTTGACTGAGAACACTTAG